The Rhodothermus profundi genome includes a window with the following:
- a CDS encoding bifunctional 3,4-dihydroxy-2-butanone-4-phosphate synthase/GTP cyclohydrolase II, translated as MADKPMNPHPQSAPACPCCNGSEPERSAPSEGFRFDTIEDAIADIRAGKLVIVVDDEDRENEGDLIGAAEKITPELVNFMTKYGRGLICVALTPERTVELDLDLMTPINTALHETAFTVSVDYRHGTTTGISAADRAATIRALANPSVRPEDFARPGHVFPLRARPGGVLRRAGHTEAAVDLARLAGLYPAGVLVEILNDDGTMARVPELMQMARRFGLRIITIKDLIAYRMRTERLINRLVEVDLPTKYGHFRLIAYEERYTGDVHLALVKGSWSEDEPVLVRVHSQCVTGDIFGSLRCDCGEQLAAAMRRVEEEGRGVVLYMKQEGRGIGLINKLRAYKLQDEQGLDTVEANLALGFQMDHRDYGIGCQILRDLGIRKLRLMTNNPRKRVGLAGYGLEIVERVPIEIPPNEVNRRYLLTKRDRMGHLILNHLDEHDQEAFRKLL; from the coding sequence ATGGCCGACAAGCCAATGAATCCGCATCCTCAATCGGCCCCGGCCTGCCCCTGCTGCAATGGATCGGAGCCGGAACGCTCGGCGCCATCCGAAGGGTTTCGTTTCGACACGATAGAGGATGCCATTGCTGATATTCGGGCGGGTAAACTGGTCATTGTCGTAGATGACGAAGACCGGGAAAACGAAGGAGATCTTATCGGCGCGGCCGAAAAAATCACCCCCGAACTGGTCAACTTCATGACCAAGTACGGGCGTGGGCTTATCTGCGTGGCCCTTACGCCTGAACGGACGGTCGAGCTGGACCTCGACCTGATGACGCCCATCAACACGGCCCTCCACGAAACGGCTTTCACCGTGTCGGTTGACTACCGGCACGGGACCACCACCGGTATTTCGGCCGCGGATCGGGCCGCCACGATTCGGGCGCTGGCCAACCCGTCGGTTCGCCCCGAGGATTTTGCGCGCCCGGGACACGTCTTTCCGCTGCGGGCACGCCCGGGAGGGGTGCTGCGCCGGGCCGGCCATACGGAAGCGGCCGTTGACCTGGCACGACTGGCTGGCCTGTACCCGGCGGGGGTGCTTGTCGAAATTCTCAACGACGATGGCACCATGGCCCGTGTGCCAGAGCTCATGCAGATGGCCCGGCGCTTTGGGTTGCGCATCATCACGATCAAGGATCTGATCGCCTATCGGATGCGCACCGAGCGGCTGATCAACCGGCTGGTCGAAGTCGATCTGCCTACTAAGTACGGTCACTTCCGCCTGATCGCCTACGAGGAACGCTACACAGGCGATGTGCACCTGGCGCTGGTCAAGGGTTCCTGGTCGGAGGATGAGCCAGTACTCGTGCGCGTTCACTCCCAGTGCGTTACCGGGGACATTTTCGGTTCGCTGCGTTGCGACTGCGGCGAGCAACTGGCGGCTGCCATGCGGCGGGTCGAGGAAGAAGGTCGGGGCGTCGTGCTCTACATGAAGCAGGAAGGACGAGGCATCGGTCTGATCAATAAGCTACGGGCCTATAAACTCCAGGACGAACAGGGGCTTGACACGGTTGAGGCCAATCTTGCCCTGGGCTTCCAGATGGACCATCGCGATTATGGCATTGGTTGCCAGATCCTGCGTGATCTGGGCATTCGCAAGCTGCGCCTGATGACGAATAATCCGCGCAAGCGCGTCGGGCTGGCCGGCTACGGTCTGGAGATTGTCGAGCGGGTACCGATTGAAATCCCTCCCAACGAGGTCAACCGTCGCTACCTGCTGACCAAGCGAGACCGCATGGGCCACCTCATTTTGAATCATCTGGACGAGCACGATCAAGAGGCGTTTCGTAAGCTTCTTTAG
- the priA gene encoding primosomal protein N', translating to MTMSPDMVQVALPLPLMQCFTYRVPPAWQDAVQPGCRVLVPFGRRHLTGVVVPEAPPASLPDSLKPILDVLDDEPALTEELLQLTRWMADYYVCSWGEVIRAALPPGLEIESRRRLYPGQPPAEPLSERAAAVLRLVAAHPGITIRRLRQELGSTPYGLLHRLVRAGLLRLEEALEAPRVQIKKERHVRFAPAYRTPAAQEQLLHRLRGARQRALVAALQALQLEGVTEPPRATLLARAGAPPATLRRLVEQGILELVDKEVIRSPLEAEPPPAPSPITFHPEQQAALDRIAEAIDARRFETFLLHGVTGSGKTEVYIAALKRVRRQGRTGIILVPEIALTPQTVQRFRAHFGDEVAVLHSRMSEGERYDTWRQLRTGRYPIVIGPRSAVLAPLENLGLIVVDEEHERSYKQFDPAPRYHARDVAVYRAYLNNAVCVLGSATPSLESYLNARRGKYTLLEMQRRAPTVGRTPARLPQVRLIDLRHTRLANGNPLAPPLVRAIAHRLERGEQVILLQNRRGFAPVLECTACGWSPHCPHCSVTLTYHKVPHQLRCHYCGYATRHPNTCPQCSAATLEPLGTGTQRVEEALQTLFPEARVLRMDLDTTRGRRAHHHLLSRFARGEADILLGTQMVAKGLDFPRVTLVGVVNADTGLLLPDFRADEHTFQLLMQVAGRAGRADRPGEVLLQTRNPDHRVFRYLLRHDYVALALELLAERQQLGYPPYTRLAVVECSGPEETRVQELARSWAERFHHLQQQTPGGHLIEVLGPTPALHERLKGRYRYHVLLKAPRRSDAPALQPLLRRTLESFPSLPRSYRLTLDIDPAGLS from the coding sequence ATGACGATGTCGCCCGACATGGTCCAGGTCGCCCTGCCTCTGCCCCTGATGCAGTGCTTCACGTACCGGGTGCCTCCGGCGTGGCAAGACGCGGTGCAGCCCGGCTGTCGGGTCCTGGTACCGTTCGGGCGCCGTCATCTGACCGGGGTGGTTGTGCCGGAAGCGCCTCCTGCCTCGCTTCCTGACTCGCTTAAGCCCATCCTGGACGTGCTGGACGACGAGCCGGCCCTGACCGAGGAGCTGCTCCAACTGACGCGCTGGATGGCCGACTATTACGTGTGCAGTTGGGGCGAGGTCATTCGCGCGGCCCTGCCACCCGGCCTTGAAATTGAAAGCCGACGTCGCCTGTATCCTGGCCAGCCGCCTGCCGAACCCCTGAGCGAACGCGCAGCGGCCGTGCTTCGGCTGGTAGCCGCCCATCCCGGCATTACCATTCGGCGGCTGCGTCAGGAGCTGGGTAGTACTCCCTACGGCCTGCTGCACCGACTGGTCCGGGCCGGTCTGCTTCGGCTGGAGGAGGCTCTTGAGGCACCCCGCGTCCAGATCAAAAAGGAACGCCACGTGCGCTTTGCCCCGGCCTACCGGACACCTGCCGCCCAGGAGCAGTTACTTCATCGCCTGCGCGGTGCCCGGCAACGCGCCCTCGTAGCCGCGCTCCAGGCTCTGCAACTGGAAGGGGTGACGGAGCCTCCCCGGGCCACATTGCTTGCTCGAGCCGGCGCCCCCCCGGCCACGCTGCGCCGACTGGTCGAGCAGGGTATTCTGGAGCTGGTAGACAAAGAGGTGATCCGCTCTCCGCTGGAAGCCGAGCCGCCTCCTGCGCCTTCCCCGATCACATTCCATCCCGAGCAGCAGGCCGCGCTGGACCGCATTGCTGAAGCGATCGATGCCCGACGCTTCGAGACTTTCCTGCTCCACGGCGTTACCGGCAGCGGCAAAACCGAAGTCTACATTGCGGCCCTGAAACGCGTGCGCCGCCAGGGCCGCACCGGCATCATTCTGGTGCCTGAAATTGCGCTGACGCCCCAGACCGTGCAGCGCTTCCGGGCTCACTTTGGGGATGAGGTGGCTGTGCTGCATTCACGCATGAGCGAAGGCGAACGCTACGACACCTGGCGTCAGCTTCGCACCGGTCGCTATCCCATTGTGATCGGTCCCCGCTCTGCCGTGCTCGCGCCGCTGGAAAATCTGGGGCTGATCGTGGTCGATGAAGAGCATGAGCGTTCCTACAAGCAGTTCGATCCGGCTCCTCGTTACCATGCGCGCGACGTGGCCGTCTACCGGGCTTACCTGAACAACGCCGTGTGCGTGCTCGGCTCGGCGACGCCCAGCCTGGAAAGCTATCTGAACGCCCGACGGGGTAAATACACCCTGCTTGAGATGCAACGCCGGGCACCGACCGTAGGGCGAACGCCGGCCCGCCTGCCTCAGGTTCGCCTCATCGATCTACGACACACCCGTCTGGCCAACGGTAATCCGCTGGCCCCTCCATTGGTCCGGGCGATCGCCCATCGCCTGGAGCGCGGGGAGCAGGTTATTCTGCTGCAAAACCGTCGGGGCTTTGCGCCGGTGCTGGAGTGCACGGCCTGCGGCTGGTCGCCCCATTGCCCGCATTGCTCGGTCACGCTCACCTACCATAAGGTGCCGCATCAGCTGCGCTGTCACTATTGCGGCTACGCCACCCGGCATCCGAACACGTGCCCCCAGTGCAGCGCAGCAACGCTCGAACCGCTGGGCACAGGCACCCAGCGCGTTGAAGAAGCCCTGCAAACGCTGTTTCCGGAAGCACGCGTGCTGCGCATGGATCTCGACACCACACGCGGCCGCCGGGCTCATCACCACCTGCTGAGCCGTTTTGCTCGGGGCGAGGCTGACATTCTGCTGGGCACCCAGATGGTTGCCAAAGGGCTCGACTTTCCCCGGGTAACCCTCGTGGGTGTAGTCAATGCCGATACCGGCTTGCTGCTGCCGGACTTTCGCGCCGACGAACATACGTTTCAGCTTTTGATGCAGGTAGCCGGACGCGCCGGACGCGCCGATCGCCCGGGGGAAGTGCTGCTTCAGACGCGCAACCCTGACCACCGCGTCTTTCGCTACCTGCTCCGCCACGACTACGTCGCGCTGGCGCTGGAGCTATTGGCCGAACGCCAGCAACTGGGCTATCCCCCCTACACCCGCCTGGCCGTGGTTGAATGCAGCGGTCCCGAAGAAACGCGCGTGCAGGAACTGGCCCGGAGCTGGGCCGAACGCTTCCACCATCTGCAACAGCAAACTCCCGGCGGCCATCTGATTGAAGTGCTCGGTCCCACGCCGGCATTGCACGAACGTCTCAAAGGACGTTATCGGTATCACGTGCTGCTCAAAGCGCCACGCCGCTCCGATGCGCCGGCGCTACAACCCCTGCTACGCCGCACCCTTGAATCCTTCCCTTCCCTGCCTCGCTCCTACCGCCTGACGCTCGACATCGACCCGGCCGGACTGAGCTGA
- the yajC gene encoding preprotein translocase subunit YajC: MWYNILLAGQPAEGAPNPLVTFLPLILIFVVFYFFLIRPQKKKEEQRQKMIAALKKGDKVVTIGGIHGTVTQVDDTSILLQVDSNTKLRVEKSAVASVLSKD; this comes from the coding sequence ATGTGGTACAACATCCTACTGGCCGGCCAACCTGCTGAAGGAGCTCCTAACCCGCTGGTCACCTTCCTCCCGCTGATTCTCATTTTTGTCGTGTTTTATTTCTTCCTGATTCGTCCCCAGAAGAAAAAGGAAGAGCAGCGCCAGAAGATGATTGCGGCGCTCAAAAAAGGAGACAAGGTGGTGACCATCGGGGGGATTCACGGGACCGTCACCCAAGTGGACGATACCAGCATTTTGCTGCAGGTTGATAGCAACACGAAGCTGCGTGTGGAAAAGTCGGCCGTAGCCTCCGTACTCTCCAAAGACTAA
- a CDS encoding LptE family protein, translating into MRRCKRWLWSWWIGCLALGGCAYYSFTGASIPSHLQTIAIPLVEDRSTSPFTNLDQQLTDLLIERFVNQTRLTLEPDLEAADALLAVRIERYTNEPTAIGGAERAERNRVTITVSVRYVDQVNDQVLLQRSFSAFEEYDPVAQGLAGEEEAARLVLRNLADDIFTAATSNW; encoded by the coding sequence TGGCGCTTGGCGGATGCGCCTACTATAGCTTCACCGGCGCGTCTATCCCGTCTCACCTGCAGACAATTGCAATTCCTCTTGTGGAAGACCGAAGCACCAGTCCGTTTACGAACCTGGACCAGCAGCTTACCGACCTGCTTATCGAACGCTTTGTAAATCAGACGCGGCTGACGCTCGAACCGGATCTGGAAGCGGCCGATGCGCTGCTGGCCGTGCGCATCGAACGATACACGAATGAACCTACAGCTATTGGAGGAGCCGAACGGGCGGAGCGTAACCGGGTAACCATCACCGTCTCGGTGCGCTACGTCGATCAGGTAAACGATCAGGTGCTGCTCCAACGAAGTTTTTCCGCTTTCGAAGAATACGATCCTGTAGCGCAGGGACTGGCTGGCGAAGAAGAAGCCGCCCGCCTGGTGCTTCGCAATCTGGCAGACGACATCTTCACCGCCGCTACCTCCAACTGGTAA
- a CDS encoding anhydro-N-acetylmuramic acid kinase codes for MALALPVCWQRLWRGSGRWVVGLMSGTSLDGVDAALVYLEGSGRELQLSLKAFVHHPFSDALRALLLRNSAPETSSVRELALLNVRLAQLYAEAVEAVLARAGRARDTLDLVGMHGQTVYHIPEAAPCAGTSVTATLQIGDPSVLANLLGVPVVGDFRQADMALGGQGAPLVPYFDYVYFTHPTETRGLLNIGGIANLTILPANAAPEQVYAFDTGPGNMLIDALAQQHFGRPYDPDGRYAARGRIDENLLAELLYDPYFLKPPPKSTGREYFGAAFLTAFLEKANAMGLTDPHDQLATLTALTAASVYQAYARYVRTHHPFDVLIVSGGGVHNRTLMALLERYFSPIPVRSVADYGLDPDAKEACCFAVLAHELLNGVPTNLPGVTGARRATLLGKLCLPA; via the coding sequence ATGGCGCTTGCTCTTCCGGTTTGCTGGCAGCGACTCTGGCGCGGTTCCGGGCGTTGGGTGGTGGGATTAATGAGCGGCACGTCGCTCGACGGTGTCGACGCCGCGCTGGTTTATCTTGAAGGAAGCGGACGCGAACTCCAGCTTTCGCTGAAGGCATTCGTCCACCATCCATTTTCGGATGCGCTGCGCGCGCTCCTGCTACGCAACAGTGCTCCTGAAACCTCCTCCGTACGCGAACTGGCCCTGCTCAACGTCCGGCTGGCCCAGCTCTACGCGGAGGCCGTTGAAGCGGTGCTGGCCCGAGCCGGACGCGCCCGAGACACGCTGGATCTGGTGGGAATGCACGGACAGACCGTGTACCACATTCCGGAAGCAGCACCGTGCGCCGGTACCTCCGTGACGGCTACCCTGCAGATCGGAGACCCTTCCGTGCTGGCCAATTTGCTGGGGGTGCCTGTGGTCGGCGACTTCCGACAGGCTGACATGGCACTGGGGGGCCAGGGTGCTCCGCTGGTGCCGTACTTCGACTATGTATACTTTACGCATCCAACGGAAACGCGCGGGCTGCTCAACATTGGCGGTATCGCTAATCTGACCATCCTGCCTGCCAACGCCGCTCCTGAACAAGTTTATGCCTTCGATACGGGACCAGGAAACATGCTCATCGATGCCCTGGCTCAACAGCATTTCGGACGACCGTACGATCCAGATGGCCGCTACGCCGCCCGGGGACGTATCGATGAAAATCTGCTCGCTGAACTGCTTTATGACCCTTACTTCCTCAAACCTCCTCCGAAATCCACAGGACGTGAATACTTTGGCGCCGCATTTCTAACCGCATTTTTAGAAAAAGCGAACGCCATGGGACTGACCGATCCGCACGACCAACTGGCCACGCTGACGGCACTGACGGCTGCTTCCGTTTATCAGGCTTATGCCCGCTATGTGCGAACGCACCATCCATTTGACGTGCTGATCGTCTCGGGCGGAGGCGTGCATAACCGAACGTTAATGGCGTTGCTCGAACGCTATTTTTCTCCCATTCCAGTGCGCTCTGTAGCCGATTATGGCCTGGATCCCGATGCCAAGGAAGCGTGTTGTTTTGCCGTTCTGGCCCATGAGCTGCTAAATGGCGTGCCTACTAACCTCCCCGGGGTAACCGGGGCACGCCGAGCCACCTTGCTGGGTAAGCTGTGTCTTCCTGCCTGA
- the rpe gene encoding ribulose-phosphate 3-epimerase — MILLAPSILSADFARLGAQCREALEAGADWIHIDVMDGHFVPNITMGPLVVEALRPLADELGALLDVHLMVEQPERFLRDFAQAGADVLTVHVEATPHLHRALDEIRKLDKKAGVALNPATPLSALEEVLPLADLILVMTVDPGFGGQTFIPASTQKVQRLRRLLNAIGSHAYIEVDGGIYPHNVAEVVRAGATVIVAGSAIFNRHASVAQNVAAFRQALLLEA, encoded by the coding sequence ATGATTCTGCTGGCGCCATCTATTCTGTCGGCCGACTTTGCGCGGCTGGGAGCTCAGTGCCGGGAAGCCCTGGAGGCCGGCGCCGACTGGATCCACATCGACGTAATGGATGGCCACTTCGTGCCCAACATTACGATGGGGCCCCTGGTGGTCGAGGCGCTTCGCCCACTGGCAGATGAGCTGGGTGCCCTGCTCGATGTGCACCTGATGGTCGAACAGCCGGAACGGTTTCTGCGCGACTTCGCCCAGGCCGGCGCCGACGTGCTGACTGTACATGTGGAAGCTACCCCCCACCTGCATCGGGCCCTGGACGAAATCCGGAAGCTGGACAAGAAAGCAGGCGTAGCGCTTAACCCGGCCACGCCCCTTTCGGCACTGGAAGAGGTGTTGCCGCTGGCAGATCTGATCCTAGTGATGACCGTCGATCCCGGCTTCGGGGGCCAGACCTTCATTCCGGCCAGCACGCAAAAGGTGCAGCGGCTGCGTCGATTGTTGAACGCCATTGGATCGCACGCGTACATCGAAGTAGATGGGGGGATCTATCCCCACAACGTAGCCGAAGTGGTGCGGGCCGGCGCCACGGTAATTGTAGCCGGAAGTGCGATCTTTAACCGCCACGCGTCTGTCGCCCAGAACGTGGCGGCTTTTCGCCAGGCGCTGCTGCTGGAGGCCTGA
- the thiL gene encoding thiamine-phosphate kinase: MSEPFTPIHEVGEFGLIERLQTIVGDLADPDLIMGIGDDAAVYRLPDEETVHVITTDALIEGVHFDRLMTPMEHLGYKAIAVNVSDVVAMNAEPRYATITVGIPARLSVEMMEAFYRGVRRACEKYRMVLVGGDTTAAHMLCISVTVVGEARMDEVLFRRGARPGDLLCVSGDLGGAYAGLKILLEQRQALKEKGPDYQPDLEPFRYVIQRQLLPEARLDVIRDWRARGVRPRALIDVSDGLASEVHHLCRHSDCGAIVYASTIPVALETREVADRFAEDVDTYALFGGEDYELLFALPPEQLELLDPTSFSVIGEFLPADQGVQVQTPEGAIIPLEPAGYQHFRADNGTENEPPST; the protein is encoded by the coding sequence ATGAGTGAACCCTTCACGCCGATTCATGAAGTGGGCGAGTTCGGCCTGATCGAACGATTGCAAACGATCGTGGGCGACCTGGCCGATCCGGATTTGATTATGGGAATAGGCGATGATGCGGCCGTCTATCGTCTGCCTGATGAGGAAACCGTTCATGTAATTACAACCGATGCGCTGATTGAAGGGGTGCACTTCGATCGGCTGATGACGCCCATGGAGCATCTGGGCTACAAGGCCATCGCGGTCAATGTAAGCGATGTCGTGGCCATGAACGCCGAGCCTCGGTATGCAACAATTACGGTGGGCATTCCGGCCAGGCTTTCCGTTGAAATGATGGAAGCGTTCTACCGGGGCGTCCGTCGGGCCTGTGAAAAATACCGGATGGTCCTGGTGGGCGGCGACACGACGGCTGCGCATATGCTGTGCATCTCGGTGACGGTTGTGGGCGAAGCCCGCATGGACGAAGTCCTCTTTCGACGAGGGGCCCGGCCTGGCGATCTGTTGTGCGTGTCGGGCGATCTGGGCGGCGCCTACGCTGGCTTGAAAATCTTGCTGGAACAGCGACAGGCCCTCAAAGAAAAAGGACCGGACTACCAACCCGATCTGGAACCGTTTCGCTACGTCATTCAGCGGCAACTGCTGCCTGAGGCGCGGCTCGACGTGATCCGGGACTGGCGCGCGCGAGGCGTTCGACCCCGCGCACTGATCGACGTGTCCGACGGACTGGCCTCTGAAGTGCACCACCTCTGCCGCCACAGTGATTGTGGAGCCATTGTGTATGCTTCCACTATTCCTGTGGCGCTTGAAACGCGTGAGGTAGCCGATCGCTTTGCTGAAGATGTGGATACCTATGCGCTCTTTGGCGGTGAAGATTATGAGCTCCTTTTTGCGCTACCGCCGGAGCAGCTTGAGCTGCTGGATCCGACCTCGTTCAGCGTCATCGGGGAGTTTCTGCCAGCCGACCAGGGCGTGCAGGTGCAAACCCCCGAAGGCGCGATCATTCCCCTGGAGCCCGCCGGCTACCAGCACTTTCGCGCGGACAACGGCACCGAAAACGAACCGCCGAGCACCTGA